Proteins co-encoded in one Pseudomonas beijingensis genomic window:
- the cmoB gene encoding tRNA 5-methoxyuridine(34)/uridine 5-oxyacetic acid(34) synthase CmoB, whose translation MIDLSPLARHLAGTPLADWAATLQTQLDSKMEKGHGDLERWQSALDALPVLQPTTVDLLNGLTLDADCSDETRGQMRTALMGLSPWRKGPFDLFGVHVDTEWRSDWKWSRVAPHLDLKGKRILDVGCGNGYYMWRMLGAGADTVIGVDPNWLFFCQFQAVQRYLSQPNAWHLPFPFEALPAELEGFDTVFSMGVFYHRRSPIEHLLALKDCLVKGGELVLETLVIEGDEHQVLVPEDRYAQMRNVWFLPSVPALERWLRRAGFSDVRCVDVSLTTVEEQRSTEWMKYQSLSDFLDPADHNKTIEGLPAPRRAVIVARK comes from the coding sequence ATGATTGATCTGTCCCCCCTCGCCCGCCATCTGGCCGGCACGCCCCTGGCCGATTGGGCCGCGACGCTGCAGACGCAACTCGACAGCAAGATGGAAAAGGGCCACGGCGACCTGGAGCGTTGGCAAAGCGCGCTCGATGCGCTGCCGGTGTTGCAACCCACCACCGTCGACCTGCTGAACGGGCTGACGCTAGACGCCGATTGTTCCGACGAAACCCGTGGGCAAATGCGTACCGCGTTGATGGGCCTGTCACCCTGGCGCAAAGGGCCTTTCGACCTGTTTGGCGTGCACGTGGACACCGAATGGCGCTCGGATTGGAAGTGGTCACGGGTAGCCCCGCACCTGGATCTCAAAGGCAAGCGCATCCTCGATGTAGGCTGCGGCAACGGTTATTACATGTGGCGCATGCTCGGCGCCGGGGCGGACACGGTGATCGGTGTCGACCCCAACTGGCTGTTCTTCTGCCAGTTCCAGGCGGTGCAGCGCTACCTGTCGCAGCCCAACGCCTGGCATTTGCCATTCCCCTTCGAGGCGCTGCCAGCTGAACTGGAGGGCTTCGACACGGTGTTTTCCATGGGCGTGTTCTACCACCGTCGCTCGCCGATCGAACACTTGCTCGCCTTGAAGGACTGCCTGGTCAAGGGCGGCGAACTGGTGCTGGAAACCCTGGTGATCGAAGGCGACGAACACCAGGTGCTGGTGCCCGAGGACCGCTACGCACAGATGCGCAACGTGTGGTTCCTGCCGTCGGTCCCGGCCCTGGAACGCTGGCTGCGCCGCGCCGGGTTCAGTGACGTGCGTTGCGTGGACGTGAGCCTGACGACCGTGGAAGAACAGCGCAGCACCGAGTGGATGAAGTATCAGTCGCTAAGCGACTTCCTCGATCCCGCCGACCACAACAAAACCATCGAAGGGCTGCCGGCGCCGAGGCGGGCGGTGATTGTGGCGCGGAAATAA
- a CDS encoding multicopper oxidase family protein, which yields MSFTRRQILGGLAGLVVVGVGAGGASRYWLGKRADAEAGHDYELIAAPLDVELVAGHKTQAWAFGPSAPGTELRVRQGEWLRVRFINHLPVATTIHWHGIRLPLEMDGVPYVSQLPVLPGEYFDYKFRVPDAGSYWYHPHVNSSEELGRGLVGPLIIEEREPTGFKYEQTLSLKSWHVDEQGEFVAFSIPREAARGGTAGRLATINGVPQAVIDLPAGQITRVRLLNLDNTLTYRINIPGVEAQIYALDGNPIEPRPLGKEYWLGPGMRICLAIKAPPAGEELSLRNGPVRLGTLRSVPNSDAPTQWPPALPANPVSEPDLANAEKLNFNFEWVGSVSVNVDNGKPPSLWQINGKAWDITDKTCADRPIATLKKGQSYIFELKNMTQYQHPIHLHGMSFKVIASNRHKVVPYFTDTYLLGKNERAQVALVADNPGVWMFHCHVIDHMETGLMAAIEVA from the coding sequence ATGTCCTTTACCCGTCGCCAAATACTCGGTGGCCTGGCCGGTCTTGTTGTCGTTGGTGTGGGTGCAGGCGGCGCGTCGCGGTACTGGCTGGGCAAGAGGGCCGACGCCGAAGCTGGTCATGATTATGAATTGATCGCCGCGCCTCTGGACGTCGAACTGGTGGCCGGGCACAAGACCCAGGCCTGGGCGTTTGGTCCTTCGGCGCCGGGCACCGAGTTGCGGGTGCGCCAGGGCGAATGGTTGCGGGTACGCTTCATCAACCATCTGCCGGTCGCCACCACCATCCATTGGCACGGAATCCGTTTGCCGCTGGAGATGGACGGCGTGCCGTATGTTTCGCAACTGCCGGTGCTGCCGGGCGAGTATTTCGATTACAAGTTCCGCGTGCCGGACGCCGGCAGCTACTGGTATCACCCCCACGTCAACAGCAGCGAAGAACTCGGGCGTGGACTGGTGGGGCCGTTGATCATCGAAGAGCGCGAGCCCACCGGCTTCAAATATGAACAGACCCTGAGCCTCAAGAGCTGGCATGTGGATGAGCAGGGCGAGTTTGTCGCGTTCAGCATTCCCCGCGAGGCGGCGCGTGGCGGTACGGCCGGGCGGCTGGCGACCATCAACGGCGTGCCCCAGGCGGTGATTGACCTGCCGGCCGGGCAGATCACCCGGGTGCGTTTGCTCAACCTCGACAACACCCTGACTTACCGCATCAACATCCCCGGCGTTGAAGCGCAGATCTATGCGTTGGACGGCAACCCCATCGAACCGCGCCCGCTGGGCAAGGAATACTGGCTTGGCCCAGGCATGCGCATTTGCCTGGCGATCAAAGCGCCGCCGGCCGGTGAAGAGTTGTCGTTGCGCAATGGCCCGGTGCGCCTGGGGACTTTGCGTTCGGTGCCCAACAGTGACGCACCGACCCAGTGGCCACCGGCACTGCCCGCCAATCCGGTGTCCGAGCCGGACCTGGCCAATGCCGAGAAACTCAACTTCAATTTCGAATGGGTCGGCTCGGTGTCGGTCAATGTCGACAACGGCAAGCCGCCAAGCCTCTGGCAGATCAACGGCAAGGCCTGGGACATCACCGACAAGACCTGCGCCGACCGGCCGATCGCCACGCTGAAGAAAGGCCAGAGCTACATTTTTGAATTGAAGAACATGACCCAGTACCAGCACCCGATCCATTTGCACGGCATGAGCTTCAAGGTGATCGCGTCGAACCGGCACAAGGTCGTGCCGTATTTCACTGACACGTACTTGCTGGGCAAGAACGAGCGGGCGCAGGTGGCGCTGGTGGCGGATAATCCAGGCGTGTGGATGTTCCACTGCCATGTGATCGATCACATGGAAACCGGCCTGATGGCCGCCATCGAGGTGGCGTGA
- the tadA gene encoding tRNA adenosine(34) deaminase TadA — protein MRQIRPAKIIDRSRDQDFMREALALAAQGAALGEVPVGAVLVQDGEIIGRGFNCPISGHDPSAHAEMVAIRAAAQAVSNYRLPGSTLYVTLEPCSMCAGLIVHSRIARVVYGALEPKAGIVQSQGQFFSQGFLNHRVMFEGGVLAEECSTVLSEFFKARRAKSSD, from the coding sequence ATGCGTCAGATTCGCCCCGCCAAAATCATCGACCGCAGCCGTGACCAGGACTTCATGCGCGAAGCCCTGGCCCTCGCCGCCCAAGGCGCCGCCCTGGGCGAAGTGCCGGTGGGCGCGGTGCTGGTGCAGGACGGCGAGATCATCGGGCGCGGCTTCAACTGCCCGATCAGCGGCCACGACCCCAGCGCCCACGCGGAAATGGTCGCCATCCGCGCCGCCGCCCAGGCGGTGAGCAACTATCGCCTGCCCGGCAGCACCCTCTACGTGACGCTGGAACCGTGCAGCATGTGCGCCGGCCTCATCGTCCACTCGCGCATCGCCCGGGTCGTCTACGGGGCTTTGGAACCCAAGGCCGGTATCGTCCAGAGCCAGGGGCAGTTTTTCAGCCAGGGTTTCCTGAACCATCGGGTGATGTTCGAGGGCGGGGTGTTGGCTGAGGAGTGCAGTACGGTGCTGAGTGAGTTCTTCAAGGCCCGAAGAGCCAAATCCTCAGACTGA